Part of the Geobacter pickeringii genome, AACGGTGACCGTTACCTCATCACGGAACTCTTTCACATCCAGCACGGCTGAAGGGAATTTCTCTTTCAGCTTGATCACTGCGCGATTGTTTTCAGCAATAGCACTCATATCGATTCCCCTGATTGTGGTAACTTTTATGCAGCCGTTGGCTCCAGCCTCTCGCCAAGACCCAGTGCGGAACCAAACGAATTGCGTTCTTTGGCAATCTTCTCCTGAAGTTTCAGCAATCCATAGAGAAGCGCCTCAGGACGCGGCGGGCAGCCGGGGATATAGACATCCACCGGCAACGCCTCATCGACGCCCTGAACAACACTATACGTATCAAAGACCCCACCGGAGCACGCACAGGCCCCCATGGCCACCACCCACTTCGGCTCAGGCATCTGCTCATACACCGTCTTGATAACCGGCAGCATCTTTTTGGTGACGGTCCCCGCAATGATTATGCAGTCAGACTGCCGGGGAGATGCCCTGAATATGATGCCGAAACGATCGAGGTCATGACTCGACGCTCCGGTGGCCATCATCTCAATGGCACAGCAGGCAAGACCGAAGGTCATGGGCCAGATCGAGGACTTGCGTGCCCAGTTGACAAGCTTGTCAAGGGATGTCGTAAGAACATTTTCTCCCAGCGGTTGCTCTACTCCCATTCCAAGGCTCCTTTTTTCCATACGTAGATATATCCGACAAAGAGAATGACGATGAACACCCCCATTTCAGCAAGGCCGAACATCCCGAGACGTTTAAAAAGGATCGACCAGGGATAGAGGAAAACCGCCTCTATATCAAACAAGATGAACAACATGGCAATGATATAGAACTTGACCGAGAAACGCTCCCTAGCGGAGCCCACCGGCTCACAACCGCACTCGTAGGGAGCAAGCTTGATGGGATTCGGCTTTTTCTGCCCAACAATCGACGAGACCACCAACGAGCCAAGACCGAATAGCAGCGCGATCACGACCAGCACGACTATCGGAAGGTAGGCGCCTATCATGTCATTTCCTCCACTTCGATGTTAGTTAATATTCCCAGCGGACGACAAAAACGTTTGCATTTAACGCGCACACCCCTGGCAAAAGCTCTGTTTGGGCATGCGTATACTGTATACAATTCGGTGGGAAAGTATGTCATTTGCTGCGCTTTGTCAAGAAAAAAAAATTCTAATTCCAGCCACATAATGTCCTGAATTAGTGCCACAAATCCTTTCCACCCACCCCCTCTCCCGCCGCCAAAATCCTTCTTGACACCCCAAAGGACACGTGCTATAAACTCCTAATTTTGCAAGACTTTCAAGAACAGGAGCTTCCATGAACACGACACGATCGAAGGAACTCTTTTCTCGGGCGCAGGAAACAATCCCCGGGGGAGTAAACAGCCCCGTCAGAGCCTTCAGGTCCGTTGGCGCAGACCCCATCTTCATTAAGAAAGCCACAGGCAGCACTATCACCGATGTTGACGGCAATGACTACATCGACTACGTCGGCTCATGGGGACCCATGATCCTCGGCCACTGCCACCCACAGATCGTGGACGCGGTAAAGTCTGCGCTTGCACTCGGAAGCAGTTTCGGCGCGCCGACGGAACTGGAAGTTACGTTGGCCGAGATGGTCGTCGACGCGGT contains:
- a CDS encoding NADH-quinone oxidoreductase subunit B, producing the protein MGVEQPLGENVLTTSLDKLVNWARKSSIWPMTFGLACCAIEMMATGASSHDLDRFGIIFRASPRQSDCIIIAGTVTKKMLPVIKTVYEQMPEPKWVVAMGACACSGGVFDTYSVVQGVDEALPVDVYIPGCPPRPEALLYGLLKLQEKIAKERNSFGSALGLGERLEPTAA
- a CDS encoding NADH-quinone oxidoreductase subunit A codes for the protein MLVVIALLFGLGSLVVSSIVGQKKPNPIKLAPYECGCEPVGSARERFSVKFYIIAMLFILFDIEAVFLYPWSILFKRLGMFGLAEMGVFIVILFVGYIYVWKKGALEWE